The genomic window CCGCAAAGCTATTCGTCACCGAAGCTGCCATCCGGTGCGCAGATCGCGCCGTTCAGATTCACGGTGGTTATGGGTACATCGACGAGTACCCGGTTCAGCGGCTTCTGCGCGACGCCCGAGTGACCACCCTATACGAGGGAACCAGTCAGGTTCAGCGCCTCGCTATAGGTCGTGCCCTTACCGGTATATCCGCCTTCTGACGATCGCGAGCCTAGGAGGAGGTGTCCGTTGAGGTGTTGCGACCACGGATGATTCGGACCGGTGTGTAGACGAGCACCTCCTCATTCCGCTGATTGATGACGACGTTGCGAGACGTGACCACGCCGCGATTCCCCGACGTTGGGCGTGATTCCGTTATCTCCGAGAAACAATGGATCGTGTCACCCACGTACACGGGCCCGAGCGCATCGAGTTCCATATGAACGAAAGCGAGGCCGGTTCCATTGAGGAAGTTTGTTTGCATTACCAGGCCTTCGGCAAGGCAGAACGTGAGCGCACCGGGTATGAGGCGGCCCTCGTACCCAGCGTCGGCCGCGTGCTGTTGGTCGGTAAACAGAGGTTCTGTGAACCCAACCTGTGTGACGAAATTGATGAGGTCGGTCTCGGTAACCGTCCGACTGGCCGTGCGTAGCTTGGATCCGACCGTCATCTCCTCCCACGTGAGTCCTGAGGGGGAAATCACTTCAGGCGAATCATCCATCTGTTTCATGCGGTGCTTGCTCCATCTTGCTGAGGTCGTCGTCGACCCGGTTCACGACATCGTCAATCCGCCGCTAACTGACATCGCCTGGCCGGTTATATAGGCGGCCTCGCCGCTGGATAGGAACTGGACGAGTGGCGCGATATCACCGGGTTCAGCGATTCTGCGCAGCGGAATAGCACGCGCCAGGGCTTCATAGAGCTTGGGGTTCGAGTCGGCTACCTGATCTAGGAGGGCGGTGTTTGTCGGCCCCGGACATACACAGTTCACAGTTGTGCCACTGCGGGCCACCTCACGTGCTAGTGGTCCGTCGCGGATTTGGTGACTTGGTCTCCTGCCGGACGATCCCC from Acidimicrobiia bacterium includes these protein-coding regions:
- a CDS encoding MaoC family dehydratase N-terminal domain-containing protein, which gives rise to MKQMDDSPEVISPSGLTWEEMTVGSKLRTASRTVTETDLINFVTQVGFTEPLFTDQQHAADAGYEGRLIPGALTFCLAEGLVMQTNFLNGTGLAFVHMELDALGPVYVGDTIHCFSEITESRPTSGNRGVVTSRNVVINQRNEEVLVYTPVRIIRGRNTSTDTSS